CCGTCGCGGGCCATGCCGGTCGGCATGACGGCCAGCCGGCCGGGGGCCGGGACGGCGACGTGGGCCACCAGGGCCGCGTCGAGCACCGCGTCCAGTGCCTCCCGCGAGGTGACCTGCTTGTGCGGCGCCCGCCGTACCTGCGTCCTCAGACGTTCCTGTCTCACAGTCGGTTCCACGCCTCCGTCAGGACGGACCGGAGGATGCCCTCGATCTCGTCGAACTCCGCCGGCCCGATCGTGAGCGGCGGGGACAGCTGGATCACCGGGTCGCCCCGGTCGTCGGCCCGGCAGTACAGACCGGCGTCGAACAGCGCCTTGGAGAGGAATCCGCGCAGCAGACGCTCGGACTCCTCGTCGTTGAACGTCTCCCGGGTGGTCTTGTCCTTCACCATCTCGATGCCGTAGAAGAAGCCCTCGCCCCGCACGTCACCGACGATCGGCAGGTCGCGCAGCTTCTCCAGGGTGGCGCGGAAGACCGGGCCGTTCACCCGTACGTTCTCCAGCAGCCCCTCCTCCTCGAACAGCTCGAGGTTGGCCAGGCCCACGGCCGCCGAGACCGGGTGCCCGCCGAAGGTGTAGCCGTGCGGGAAGTAGGTGGAGTCCTGGCGGAACGGCTCGAACAGCTTCTCGCTCGCGATCATCGCGCCGATCGGGGAGTAACCGCTGGTCATGCCCTTGGCGCAGGTGATCATGTCGGGCACGTAGCCCATCTCGGTGCAGGCGAACATGCCACCGACCCGGCCGAAGGCGCAGATCGTCTCGTCCGACACCAGCAGCACGTCGTACTGGTCGCAGATCTCGCGCACCCGCTCGAAGTAGCCGGGCGGCGGCGGGAAGCAACCGCCGGCGTTCTGTACCGGCTCCAAGAACACGGCGGCCACGGTGTCGGGGCCCTCGAACTCGATCGCCTCGGCGATGCGGTCGGCGGCCCAGCGACCGAAACCCTTGGGGTCGTCGCGCCAATGCGGCTCGGCGCGGTAGATGTTCGTGTTCGGCACCCGGAATCCGCCTGGCACCAGAGGCTCGAAAGCCTCTTTCAGGCTGGGGATCCCGGTGATCGACAGGGCGCCCTGGGTGGTGCCGTGGTAGGCGATCGCCCGCGAGATCACCTTGGTCTTGCCCGGCTTGCCCTTGAGCTTGAAATACTGCTTGGCCAGCTTCCAGGCGGTCTCGACCGCCTCACCGCCGCCGGTGGTGAAGAAGACGCGGTTCAGATCGCCCGGCGCGTGGCCCGCCAGCTTCTCGGCCAGCTCGATCGCGGGCGGCGTGGCGTACGACCAGAGCGGGAAGTAGGCCAGCTCCTTGGCCTGCTTCGCGGCGGCCTCGGCGAGCTTTTCCCGGCCGTGACCGGCCTGCACCACGAAAAGCCCGGCCAGTCCGTCGATGTACCGACGGCCGGTGGAGTCCCAGATGTGGTGCCCCTCGCCCTTCACGATGACCGGCACCGGGTCGGGTGCTTCCCCGAAATACCCCGAGTGCCGGGTGAAATGCAGCCAGAGGTGGTCCCGGGACTTGTCCTGGAGGGCCTGGGTCAAAGCGTCGGTCATCTGGTACCCCAGTTGTAGAGCTGTTTGCGGAGTTTGAGATAGACGAAGGTCTCGGTGCTGCGGACGCCGGACAGGCCACGGATCTGGCGGCTGACCAGGTCGAGGAGGTGGTCGTCGTCTTCACACACCAGCTCGACCAGGAGATCGAACGAGCCGGCGGTGACCACGACGTAGTCCACCTCGGACATCGCCGACAGTTCGTCCGCGACCGGCTCGATCTCCCCGTCGACCCGCACACCGATCATGGCTTGCCGGGTGAAACCCACCTGCAGGGGATCGGTGACGGCGACGATCTGCATGACCCCACCGTCGAGCAGGCGCTGGACGCGCTGCCGGACGGCCGCCTCGGACAGGCCCACGGCCTTGCCGATGGCGGCATACGGGCGTCGGCCATCTTCCTGCAGCTGTTCGATGATCTGCTTCGAGGTCTCGTCGAGAGGCTGCGAGGCGGACCTGCCGGGCGCCGGCACGGGTTTACGCGTCACCTCTCGATCCTCGCCCGTCCGGAGCGGGTTCGGCAATAGATTTCGTTGTCTCTGGTGCGGAAACATTCGAATCCACGCCTGTGGTGCGTTCGGGACGACGGAACCGGTGGCCAGGTCGTAGCCACGCTCAGGACACATGATCGAAACATTGACGGCGAATTCCGCACTGCGTTTTCCAGCCGTCGAAACCCCCACAATCGACCGGTTTCACGGGCGCCTGTCGACATCCGGTAACGAATCCGTTGCGTTTGCCCGGTCAACGCTACGAAAAACCACGTTGACTCCTTGCCGTGTCTCTTAACTCCGTGTCAGTATCCGAGCTGTTCGGCCAGACCTATCCACCAGTGTTCACTGAGCGTTAAGTGCACCGGGTCACCGTGAAAGTTAACGACGTATTGCGAACCAAGCGTGATCGGCGTCGATGCCGGATTTCGTGCCTAGGCTGACGCCCCCCGCCGACGCCGCCCCGAGAACGTCACCCGTAGCGCCAGGAAAGGACTCTCGTCCCATGACCCAGCGTCGTCGTCCGCTCTCCCCCGAGGCCACGGCCGTGATCCGGGCGCAGCGGGGTTTCTCCCGCCGCTCCCTGCTCGGAGGCACCGGTGCGCTCGGCCTCGGCGCCGCCCTGGCCGCCTGCGGCACCGCGGGCACCACCACTGGTAGCAGTGACTCCAAACCCGCTGCCGCGCAGGACACGTCGGCCAAGGACAAGATGGTCAACTGGGCCAACTGGACGTTGTACCTGGATTACGACGAGAACAGCAAGTCCTACCCGACGCTCGAGGCCTTCCAGAAGCAGACCGGGATCGAGGCCACCTACGACGAGGCCATCGAGGACAACGACTCGTACTACGGCAAGATCCAGGGGCAGCTGCGCAATGGCCAGGACATCGGCAAGGACGTCATCGTCTTCACCGACTACATGGCCGCCCGGGTGATCGAGCAGGGCTATGTGCAGAAGCTCGACCTCGCCAACATCCCGAACAGCAAGAACATCCTCGACAACCTGAAGACCGTCGACTTCGACAGCGGCCGTCAGCACTCCCTGACCTGGCAGTCCGGCTACGCGGGCCTCGCCTGGAACAAGGAAAAGCTGCCGCAGGGCATCAAGAGCGTGGACGACCTGTGGCGGCCCTCGCTCAAGGGGCGCGTCGAGGTGCTCTCCGAGATGCGTGACACCCTCGGCCTGATCATGCTCGGCCAGGGCGTCGACATCTCCGGCGACTTCAGCAGCGACGACTTCGGCAACGCCCTCGACGTGCTCGAGAAGCAGCTCAACGAGGGCCAGATCCGCCAGGTCAAGGGCAACTCCTACAAGGAGGACCTGATCTCCGGCGACGCGGTCGCGGTGATCGGCTGGTCGGGTGACATCACGCAGCTCAACGCCGAGAACGGCGACAAGTGGGGTTTCGTCATCCCCGAGGCCGGCGGCACGCTGTGGAGCGACAACATGCTCGTGCCGATCGGCTCGCCGCACAAGGCGAACGCCGAGGCCCTCATGAACTACTACTACGAGCCCGAGGTGGCGGCCGAGGTGGCCGCCTACGTGAACTACATCTGCCCGGTCAAGGGCGCCCAGGACATCATGGCCGCCAGCAAGGACAAGGAGCTGGCCGCGCTCGCGAGCAACGCCAACATCTTCCCGACGGCCGCGGACCTGGCCAAGGTCAAGGTCTTCCGCACGCTGAAAGGCGCGGAGCAGACCGACTTCACGTCCGAGTTCCAGCGCGTGCTCGGTAACTAGTAACAACCCAGGAAGAGGGCACCGATGGCGACTGCGGAAGCAGGCGGAGACCTGCGGCTGAGCGGCGTGACCAAGCGGTTCTCGGCGTTCACCGCCGTCGACGGCATCGACCTGACGATCGCGCAGGGCGAGTTCTTCGCCATGCTCGGGCCGTCGGGCTGCGGCAAGACCACCACGCTGCGGATGGTGGCGGGACTGGAGGAACCCACCGAAGGGTCCATCCACCTGGGCGATCTCGATGTCACGCACAAGAAGCCGTATCAGCGGCCGGTGAACACGGTGTTCCAGAACTACGCCCTGTTCCCCCACCTGACGATCTTCGAGAACGTCGCGTTCGGCCTGCGCCGACGCGGTGCGAAGGACGTGAAGAAGCAGGCCACCGACGCCCTGGACCTGGTCGAGCTGGGGCACCTGGCCCAGCGCAAGCCGGTCCAGCTCTCGGGCGGTCAGCAGCAGCGCATCGCTCTGGCCCGCGCTGTGGTCAACCGGCCGCAGGTGCTGCTGCTCGATGAGCCGCTGGGTGCTCTGGACCTGAAACTCCGCCGCCAGATGCAGATCGAACTCAAGCGGATCCAGACCGAGGTGGGCATCACCTTCGTGCACGTCACGCACGACCAGGAAGAGGCCATGACGATGGCCGACCGGGTCGCGGTGATGAACCACGGGAAGATCGAGCAGCTGGGAGCTCCGAGCGACCTCTACGAGGCGCCGGACACCACCTTCGTGGCGAACTTCCTGGGTCAGTCCAACCTGGTGCCGGGCACCCGGTCGGGCACCGACGGCGAGTACGTCGTGGTGGAGAGCTACGGACAGAAGGCGCGGATCCTCCGGCGCCGCTGCGTCGAGGGGACCGATCTGCTGCTCGGCGTCCGGCCCGAGAAGATCCGGATCCAGGAAGCAGGGGACGCCGTTCCCCCAGGTCTCAACCGGCTCACCGGCGGAGTGGTCGTCGACGCCAGCTACCTCGGCGTCTCCACCCAGTACCTGGTGCGTCTGCCGTGGGGGCAGAACCTCACCGTGTTCTCCCAGAACCTGGGTATCGCCGAGCGTTTCCGCGACGGCTCCGCGGTGACCCTGGTCTGGGAACCGGACCACAGTTTCGGCCTCGCCGGTGACGCCACGGCCGGGGTCGACGAGGAAGCGGCCGCGCTGGCCGCGGCGGCTTCGGCTCCGGCCTCGCAGAGCTGATCGCCATGGCCGCCATCGCCTCCCGGCCCGACACCGCCGAAGAGCTGCCGACCGCCACCGGCCGTCAGCTGCGCACCGTCCTGATCCTGCTGGTCCCGGGCCTGCTCTGGCTCGGCATCTTCTTCGTCGTGCCCCTGTTCACCCTGGCCGGCACCTCGACCCAGACCCCCTCGGGCTCCGGCATCCCCGGCGAGTTCGTCCAGACCTTTCACCTGTCGAACTACTGGGACGTGATCAGCGAGTACAAGGGCCATTTCGGTCGCTCGTTCCTCTACTCGATCCTGGCCACGGTGCTGTGCCTGGCGATCGGCTACCCGCTGGCCTACTTGATCGCGTTCCGGGCCGGCCGCGCCCGCAACCTGCTGCTGGTGCTGGTCGTGGCCCCGTTCTTCACCAGTTTCGTGCTGCGCACGCTGGCCTGGCGGCAGATCCTGTCCGACGACGGCTGGGTGGTCTCCTCGCTGAAGTGGGTACACGTCATCCCGCAGGACATGGCGGTGACGGCCAGCCCGCTGGCCGTGGTCGCGGGCATCACCTACAACTTCCTGCCGTTCATGGTGCTGCCGCTGTACTCCAGCCTGGAGCGCATCGACCCGCGGCTGATCGAGGCCGGGGGAGACCTCTACGGCAACGGTTTCGCGGTGCTGCGCAAGGTCACCTTCCCGCTGTCGATGCCGGGGGTGGTCGCCGGCACGCTGCTGACGTTCATCCCGGCCTCCGGCGACTACGTGAACGCCGCACTGCTGGGCAACAACCGCACCACCATGGTCGGGAACGTGGTGGAGAGCCGCTTCTTCCGCGTCGTCGACTACCCGACCGCCGCTGCTCTCAGCTTCATCCTGATGGCGATCATCCTGGTGCTCGTCGTGCTCTACGTGCGCCGCGCGGGAACGGAGGAGCTCGTATGAGCACCGGGATCAAGGCCCGTCGCTGGCTCGGCCGTCACGCCCTGCACATCTACGGGGTGCTGGCCTTCGCGTACATCTTCACGCCGATCGCCTACGTGATGGTGTTCAGCTTCAACCAGCCCGCGCGCAGCAACCTCACCTGGCGTGGTTTCACGCTGGAGAACTGGACCAACCCCTGCAACGCCCCGGACGTCTGCAACGCCCTGGGCAACAGCCTGAAGATCGGCGTGGCCTCGACGGTCATCGCCACGGTGCTCGGCACGATGGTGGCGTTCGCGCTGGCCCGCTACCGGTTCCGCGGCCGCACGACCACCAACCTGCTGATCTTCCTGCCGATGGCCACGCCCGAGGTGGTGCTGGCCGCGTCGCTGCTCACGCTGTTCCTGAACATGCGGGTGCAGCTGGGCTTCACCACGATCATCATCGCGCACGTGATGTTCAGCATCAGTTTCGTGGTGGTGGCCGTGAAGGCCCGGATCGCCTCGCTGGACCCACGGCTCGAGCAGGCCGCACAGGACCTCTACGCCAACGAGTTCGAGACCTTCCGCCGGATCACGCTGCCGCTGGTCGCGCCCGGGATCGCGGGGGCCGCGCTGCTGGCGTTCAGCCTGTCGTTCGACGACTTCATCATCACCAACTTCGTCTCCGGCGACGTCAACACCTTCCCCAAGTTCGTGTACGTGTCGGCGGGGCGCGGCATCCCGGCCGACGCGTACGTCATCGGCTCGGCGATGTTCCTGCTGGCCATGGCGATCGTGCTGGCGGCGGAGCTGTTCCGCTGGCGGCGGGCCAAGAACATCTAGAAACAGGAGGCCGGGGATGGCACGGAACAGGCAGACGAGGTCCTGGGCCGGTGGCTCCCTGACCGGGGCCAGCCGCGTCCCGCTCTGGCTGGACAACGCCGGTGCACCCGCTCCCCGCGGGAGTCTCGACGCCGACCTGCTGGTCGATCTGCTCGTCGTGGGTGGCGGTTTCACCGGCCTGTGGGCGGCGCTCCAGGCAGTGGAGGAGAATCCGGGACGATCCGTCGCCCTGGTCGAGGCGGGTTCCCTCGGGTGGGCGGCCAGCGGCCGCAACGGCGGGTTCTGCTCGGCCACCCTGACGCACGGCCTGAGTAACGGGCTGTCCCGCTGGCCCGGTGAGATGGCGCTGCTGGAGCGTCTGGGCCGGGAGAACCTCGACGGCATCGAGCAGTCGATCGCGCGCCACGGCATCGATTGCGGATGGACGCGGGCGGGCGAGATGACCGCTGCGGTCGAGCCCTGGCAGGTGGACGACCTGGCCGAGTCGGTGCGCGTCGCACAGCAGCTGGGTGGCCGGGCGACGATGGTGGACGCGGTGGGCGCCCGGGCGGTCGCCGGTTCCCACACGTACCTGGCGGGTGCGGTGGACCCGGACTCCACGGCGGTCCTCGATCCGGCCCGCCTGGTGTGGGGGCTGGCCGACGCGGTCGAGCGGCTCGGGGTCACGATCGTCGAGGGGACGCGCGTGGTGGGTCTGCGCGACGAGGGGACGCGGGTGGCGGCCCGGGTCTGCACGGGTCTGGACACCGGTCTGGCGTCGGCCCCGGAATCTTCGGTCGTGCGGGAGTTCACCGTGCGGGCGAGCCGGGTGGTGCTGGCGACCAACGTGTTCCCGAACCCGCTGCGCCGTCTGCGCCCGTTCACGGTGCCGGTCTGGGACCACGTGCTGGCCACCGAACCCCTCACCGACCGGCAGTGGGACGACCTGGGATGGCACGGTGGGCAGGGCATCTCAGACGCCGGCAACCAGTTCCACTACTACCGCACCACGCCCGACCGGCGTGTGGTCTGGGGCGGCTACGACGCCCTGTACTACTACGGCTCGGACCTGGCCCAGCGCCGCATGCGCCGGGACGACACCGAGAAACGCCTGGCCGAGCACTTCTTCACCACCTTCCCGCAGCTGCGGGGCGTGCGGTTCAGCCACGCCTGGGGTGGTGCCATCGACACGAGCACCCGGTTCACGGCGCTCTGGGCCCGGGCGCTCGGGGGCAAGGTGGCGTCGGTCAACGGCTTCACCGGTCTCGGCGTGGGCGCGTCCCGGTTCGGTGCCCGCGTGGCCCTGGACCTGCTGGAGGGCACCGAGAACGAGCGCACCCGGCTGAGCATGGTGCGCCGGCCCCCGCTGCCCTTCCCCCCGGAACCCGTGCGCTGGGCCGGGATCGAGCTGACCCGCGCGAGCCTGGCCCGCGCCGACGCCTCGAACGGCCACCGCAACCTCTGGCTGCGCACCCTCGACCGCCTGGGCCTCGGCTTCGACAGCTGAACCTGACAGCTGACCCCTGACCCCTGACCCCTGACCCCTGCCAGCTGACCGCCCCAACCTTGTCCGTGATCATGCAAAACCTCCCCGGCGTTCTAGAACTCTCGGGCTCACAGTTCTAGAACACTGGGGAGGTTTTGCATGATCACGGATAAATAGGGGGGAGGGCGGTGCGCTCTTTCCTACGGCACCGGGAAGTAGTGGCAGGAGCGAGCGGTGCCCTCCACGTGGGTCAGGGCGGCGTCGAGGGTTTCGTGGTCGAAGCCGGTCCAGCGTTCCTGTCCGGCGCGGGTGTACTCGCCCCACGAGCGCACGGCGAACTGCTCGCGGTAGGTGTGATCGTTCTCGCCGCCGCGTTCCAGTCGCCAGGAGATCGCGCCGGTGCGGCGCCGTGACCGTTCCACGCCCTTCATCGCGGTGACGAACGCCGCCGCCTCGCCGGGGCGCACCGTGTACTCGATCTCGACGGTGACCGGGCCGTCGGTGGGGTCAGGCTCGAACACCAGCTCCGGTGCGCCGGAGCTGAGAGCGGTGACGGTGCGGTCCAGCGTGCCGGTGGCCGCGCGCAGCGGCAGCACGGTCACGCTCAGGCCGGTGAGGACGAGCAGGCCCGCGGCGATCAGGAGGGCGTCCGAGCTGCCGATGGCGTCGGCCACCAGGCCCCAGACGAACGACGCGACGCCTTGACCGCCCATGAAGACGAGCAGGTAGAACGCCACGCCCCGGGCCCGTACCCATCCGGCCAGGCTCAGCTGCAGGGCGGCGTTCAGGGTGGTCAGCGTGACGATCCAGGCCGTGCCGGTGACCAGGAACACCGGCACGAGCAACCAGACCGAACCCAGGGCGGGCGCGGCGCAGCCCACGGCGTAGGTGATCGCCGAGCCGGCCAGTAGCCAGGAGGAACTCAGCCGCCGGCGGAGGGCCGGGAGGGCGAAGACGCCGAGCACGGCTCCGGCCCCGAGTACCCCGAGCAGCACGCCGTACCCGCCCGACCCGAGGCCGAGCGTGCCGGTGGCGACGGTGGGCAGCAGCGCCCAGAGGGCGCAGGCCGGAACCGCGAAGAGCCCGGCGCGCAGCAGGATCCGGCGTACCCCGGGGGCTGAGCGAACGTATCGGGTGCCGGCCAGCAGAGCCTCGCCGAACCGCTCGTGGGCCAGTGGGGCCGGGCGCTGCGGGCGGTCCCAGCGCAGCAGCACCACGAGCACGCCGATGAACGACAGGGCATTGAGGGCGAACACCGACCAGGGGCCGGTGAACCCGACGATCAGGCCGGCGGCGGCCGGGCCGATCGCCCGGGCGGCGTTGACGGTCACGCTTCCCAGCGACGCGGCTGCCGGGATCTCCTCCCGGGGAACCAGTTCCGGCTGGATCGCTTGCCAGGCGGGACTGGTCAGGGCGGACAGGCAACCGAGGGCGAAGGTCGCGGTCAGCAGCGACCACGGAGCCAGGACCCCGGTGGCGTCGAGCCCGACCAGGACGGTGGCAGCCACCGCGGAGAGCGCGGTGGTGACGACCAGCAGGCGACGGCGGTCGAGCGAGTCGGCGAGCACCCCGGCCGGCAGGGAGAGCGCTAGAACGGGAAGGAGGGACGCGGTCTGCACCAGGGCGACGAGGCTCGCGGAGTGGGAGTGCTCGACCAGGAACCACTGGGCCCCGACGCTCTGCATCCAGGCTCCGACGTTGGACGCGAGCTGCGCGGTCCAGAGCGTACGGAAGACCGGTCGCCGTAACGGGGCCCACGGTGAGGCGGAGGACGGGGGAGCCTGCGTCACGGAAACCACGGTCTGAGTGTCTGCCGGGGCTGGGTCCGGTGGTGAGGGGGCCGTCGGCCACGAATGCCTCGGATTCGGACACCCGGCCGGTGAGGGCATGACCTCACCGGCCGCCCCGGCTCAGGGAACCGGCTCAGGGAGTGTGCTCAGGACAGCAGCCCGTCCAGCACCGGGCCCAACATGGCTGCGATCGTCCGGGCACCGCGGATCTGGCGGCGGGACCAGGGGGCGTCGTCGCGGCGGTAGCACTCCAGCAGGCCGATCACCCGGTCACGACTGATCACGGGCACCATCAGCACGGTCTCGAAATGCAGATGCCGCAGTAGATCCCGCTCGGTCTGCTCGCCCGGGGGGCTGTGGCCGAAGGGGTCGTGACCGCGGTGGACGGGGACGACGCTGCGGGTGTTCAGACAGAGTTGGGTGAGGGGATAGCGGGCCAGGGGATACGTCGGCGTGCTGTCGCCGGTCGGGACGGGACCCGTGCGGTGGC
This genomic interval from Kineosporia sp. NBRC 101731 contains the following:
- a CDS encoding aspartate aminotransferase family protein is translated as MTDALTQALQDKSRDHLWLHFTRHSGYFGEAPDPVPVIVKGEGHHIWDSTGRRYIDGLAGLFVVQAGHGREKLAEAAAKQAKELAYFPLWSYATPPAIELAEKLAGHAPGDLNRVFFTTGGGEAVETAWKLAKQYFKLKGKPGKTKVISRAIAYHGTTQGALSITGIPSLKEAFEPLVPGGFRVPNTNIYRAEPHWRDDPKGFGRWAADRIAEAIEFEGPDTVAAVFLEPVQNAGGCFPPPPGYFERVREICDQYDVLLVSDETICAFGRVGGMFACTEMGYVPDMITCAKGMTSGYSPIGAMIASEKLFEPFRQDSTYFPHGYTFGGHPVSAAVGLANLELFEEEGLLENVRVNGPVFRATLEKLRDLPIVGDVRGEGFFYGIEMVKDKTTRETFNDEESERLLRGFLSKALFDAGLYCRADDRGDPVIQLSPPLTIGPAEFDEIEGILRSVLTEAWNRL
- a CDS encoding Lrp/AsnC family transcriptional regulator; translated protein: MPAPGRSASQPLDETSKQIIEQLQEDGRRPYAAIGKAVGLSEAAVRQRVQRLLDGGVMQIVAVTDPLQVGFTRQAMIGVRVDGEIEPVADELSAMSEVDYVVVTAGSFDLLVELVCEDDDHLLDLVSRQIRGLSGVRSTETFVYLKLRKQLYNWGTR
- a CDS encoding spermidine/putrescine ABC transporter substrate-binding protein, which produces MTQRRRPLSPEATAVIRAQRGFSRRSLLGGTGALGLGAALAACGTAGTTTGSSDSKPAAAQDTSAKDKMVNWANWTLYLDYDENSKSYPTLEAFQKQTGIEATYDEAIEDNDSYYGKIQGQLRNGQDIGKDVIVFTDYMAARVIEQGYVQKLDLANIPNSKNILDNLKTVDFDSGRQHSLTWQSGYAGLAWNKEKLPQGIKSVDDLWRPSLKGRVEVLSEMRDTLGLIMLGQGVDISGDFSSDDFGNALDVLEKQLNEGQIRQVKGNSYKEDLISGDAVAVIGWSGDITQLNAENGDKWGFVIPEAGGTLWSDNMLVPIGSPHKANAEALMNYYYEPEVAAEVAAYVNYICPVKGAQDIMAASKDKELAALASNANIFPTAADLAKVKVFRTLKGAEQTDFTSEFQRVLGN
- a CDS encoding ABC transporter ATP-binding protein, which encodes MATAEAGGDLRLSGVTKRFSAFTAVDGIDLTIAQGEFFAMLGPSGCGKTTTLRMVAGLEEPTEGSIHLGDLDVTHKKPYQRPVNTVFQNYALFPHLTIFENVAFGLRRRGAKDVKKQATDALDLVELGHLAQRKPVQLSGGQQQRIALARAVVNRPQVLLLDEPLGALDLKLRRQMQIELKRIQTEVGITFVHVTHDQEEAMTMADRVAVMNHGKIEQLGAPSDLYEAPDTTFVANFLGQSNLVPGTRSGTDGEYVVVESYGQKARILRRRCVEGTDLLLGVRPEKIRIQEAGDAVPPGLNRLTGGVVVDASYLGVSTQYLVRLPWGQNLTVFSQNLGIAERFRDGSAVTLVWEPDHSFGLAGDATAGVDEEAAALAAAASAPASQS
- a CDS encoding ABC transporter permease, with the protein product MAAIASRPDTAEELPTATGRQLRTVLILLVPGLLWLGIFFVVPLFTLAGTSTQTPSGSGIPGEFVQTFHLSNYWDVISEYKGHFGRSFLYSILATVLCLAIGYPLAYLIAFRAGRARNLLLVLVVAPFFTSFVLRTLAWRQILSDDGWVVSSLKWVHVIPQDMAVTASPLAVVAGITYNFLPFMVLPLYSSLERIDPRLIEAGGDLYGNGFAVLRKVTFPLSMPGVVAGTLLTFIPASGDYVNAALLGNNRTTMVGNVVESRFFRVVDYPTAAALSFILMAIILVLVVLYVRRAGTEELV
- a CDS encoding ABC transporter permease, whose amino-acid sequence is MSTGIKARRWLGRHALHIYGVLAFAYIFTPIAYVMVFSFNQPARSNLTWRGFTLENWTNPCNAPDVCNALGNSLKIGVASTVIATVLGTMVAFALARYRFRGRTTTNLLIFLPMATPEVVLAASLLTLFLNMRVQLGFTTIIIAHVMFSISFVVVAVKARIASLDPRLEQAAQDLYANEFETFRRITLPLVAPGIAGAALLAFSLSFDDFIITNFVSGDVNTFPKFVYVSAGRGIPADAYVIGSAMFLLAMAIVLAAELFRWRRAKNI
- a CDS encoding FAD-dependent oxidoreductase produces the protein MARNRQTRSWAGGSLTGASRVPLWLDNAGAPAPRGSLDADLLVDLLVVGGGFTGLWAALQAVEENPGRSVALVEAGSLGWAASGRNGGFCSATLTHGLSNGLSRWPGEMALLERLGRENLDGIEQSIARHGIDCGWTRAGEMTAAVEPWQVDDLAESVRVAQQLGGRATMVDAVGARAVAGSHTYLAGAVDPDSTAVLDPARLVWGLADAVERLGVTIVEGTRVVGLRDEGTRVAARVCTGLDTGLASAPESSVVREFTVRASRVVLATNVFPNPLRRLRPFTVPVWDHVLATEPLTDRQWDDLGWHGGQGISDAGNQFHYYRTTPDRRVVWGGYDALYYYGSDLAQRRMRRDDTEKRLAEHFFTTFPQLRGVRFSHAWGGAIDTSTRFTALWARALGGKVASVNGFTGLGVGASRFGARVALDLLEGTENERTRLSMVRRPPLPFPPEPVRWAGIELTRASLARADASNGHRNLWLRTLDRLGLGFDS
- a CDS encoding MFS transporter, translated to MTQAPPSSASPWAPLRRPVFRTLWTAQLASNVGAWMQSVGAQWFLVEHSHSASLVALVQTASLLPVLALSLPAGVLADSLDRRRLLVVTTALSAVAATVLVGLDATGVLAPWSLLTATFALGCLSALTSPAWQAIQPELVPREEIPAAASLGSVTVNAARAIGPAAAGLIVGFTGPWSVFALNALSFIGVLVVLLRWDRPQRPAPLAHERFGEALLAGTRYVRSAPGVRRILLRAGLFAVPACALWALLPTVATGTLGLGSGGYGVLLGVLGAGAVLGVFALPALRRRLSSSWLLAGSAITYAVGCAAPALGSVWLLVPVFLVTGTAWIVTLTTLNAALQLSLAGWVRARGVAFYLLVFMGGQGVASFVWGLVADAIGSSDALLIAAGLLVLTGLSVTVLPLRAATGTLDRTVTALSSGAPELVFEPDPTDGPVTVEIEYTVRPGEAAAFVTAMKGVERSRRRTGAISWRLERGGENDHTYREQFAVRSWGEYTRAGQERWTGFDHETLDAALTHVEGTARSCHYFPVP